The Halomicronema hongdechloris C2206 genome includes a window with the following:
- a CDS encoding ABC transporter ATP-binding protein has translation MLYLKHLTYHPAASTTAILRDISLQLGPQEMGLIIGPSGSGKTSLLELLAGLAQPTAGQICWRQQVLDTEALQQLAGLVFQFPERHFCGRTVLDELRLGHPEIPAERIHQALEAVGLSHVPLTAAPHALSGGQQRRLALAVQLIRQPYLLLLDEPTAGLDWSTRRQVVSLLSQLKRQWSLLVVSHDSEDLVTLADRCWGIHQGQLQEQPRFPMVQAAS, from the coding sequence ATGCTCTATCTCAAGCACCTAACCTATCATCCAGCTGCTAGCACCACAGCTATCTTGCGAGACATTTCTTTGCAGTTGGGGCCCCAAGAGATGGGGCTAATCATCGGCCCCAGTGGTTCTGGTAAGACTTCACTGTTAGAGCTATTGGCGGGGCTGGCTCAACCGACGGCCGGGCAAATTTGCTGGCGGCAGCAAGTCCTCGATACAGAGGCACTGCAGCAGTTGGCTGGCCTGGTATTTCAGTTTCCGGAGCGGCACTTCTGCGGTCGCACAGTCTTGGACGAACTGCGGTTAGGGCATCCTGAAATCCCTGCGGAGCGTATCCACCAAGCCCTAGAGGCGGTGGGATTGAGCCATGTCCCCTTGACCGCTGCCCCCCATGCCCTTAGTGGCGGACAGCAGCGGCGCTTAGCTCTGGCAGTGCAGTTGATCCGCCAGCCTTACCTATTGCTGCTGGATGAACCGACTGCTGGCTTAGACTGGTCTACCCGCCGCCAGGTGGTTTCGTTGCTGAGTCAGCTCAAGCGTCAGTGGAGTTTGTTGGTAGTCTCCCATGATTCCGAGGATCTGGTCACATTGGCGGATCGGTGCTGGGGGATTCATCAGGGGCAACTGCAGGAGCAACCTCGATTTCCGATGGTGCAGGCGGCGTCTTGA
- a CDS encoding M16 family metallopeptidase: protein MQTAVFPANVVRLDNGLTVVHQEIPATPVVVADVWVRAGATNEPTAWSGMAHFLEHMIFKGTDQLPPGTFDAAIETRGGMTNAATSHDYAHFFLTIAADGLPDTLPCLADLLLHATIPADEFVRERQVVLEEIRQAQDDPDWLGFQAMASLVYQGHPYGRPVLGTADILNQRSPEEMRCFHQAHYQPDNMTVVITGGVSLAPTLEMVKHAFRAFATPTHCPPVESVVAPAIQGIRREVLRLPRLEHARLLLAWMGPGVEQLADAFGLDLLAVILAEGRTSRLVRELREERQLVLDIGASFSLQKDCSLFTVQAWLEAKHLDRVEAIVCDRIAALTDHPPSAAELQRAKRLICNDYAFSTETPGQLAGLYGYYNTVAQSEQCMAYIPTIQTLQAPDLQRLARHYLSTYNYAATVLLPA from the coding sequence TTGCAGACTGCAGTTTTTCCCGCTAACGTTGTTCGACTCGATAATGGTCTGACGGTCGTTCATCAAGAAATCCCAGCGACCCCGGTGGTGGTGGCTGATGTGTGGGTGCGGGCTGGTGCCACCAATGAGCCAACTGCCTGGTCTGGCATGGCCCATTTTCTCGAGCATATGATCTTCAAGGGCACTGATCAGTTGCCCCCCGGTACCTTTGATGCCGCCATCGAAACCCGGGGAGGCATGACTAATGCGGCCACCAGCCACGACTATGCCCATTTCTTTCTTACCATTGCTGCCGATGGCTTGCCTGATACATTGCCTTGCCTGGCAGATTTGCTACTCCATGCCACCATTCCCGCCGATGAGTTTGTGCGGGAGCGTCAGGTGGTTTTAGAAGAAATTCGCCAAGCCCAAGACGATCCTGATTGGTTAGGGTTTCAAGCCATGGCTAGTCTGGTCTATCAGGGCCATCCCTATGGTCGTCCGGTGCTGGGGACTGCCGATATCCTCAATCAGCGCTCCCCAGAGGAAATGCGCTGTTTTCACCAGGCCCATTATCAGCCTGACAATATGACGGTGGTGATTACCGGTGGTGTGTCCCTGGCTCCCACCCTGGAAATGGTCAAACATGCCTTTCGGGCCTTTGCTACCCCGACTCATTGTCCGCCTGTTGAATCCGTCGTGGCACCCGCCATTCAAGGGATTCGCCGGGAGGTGTTGCGGCTCCCGCGGCTAGAGCATGCCCGGCTGCTGTTGGCCTGGATGGGTCCAGGGGTCGAGCAATTGGCCGATGCCTTTGGTTTGGATTTGCTGGCTGTAATCTTGGCCGAGGGCCGTACCTCCCGATTGGTACGGGAATTGCGAGAAGAACGACAGCTCGTGCTAGATATTGGGGCCAGTTTTTCGCTGCAAAAAGACTGCAGTCTATTCACGGTGCAAGCCTGGCTGGAGGCTAAGCATCTTGACCGGGTGGAAGCCATTGTCTGCGATCGCATCGCCGCCCTAACCGACCATCCCCCTTCGGCGGCTGAGTTGCAACGGGCCAAGCGACTCATTTGTAATGATTATGCCTTTTCCACCGAAACCCCTGGCCAACTAGCGGGATTGTACGGCTACTATAACACCGTGGCCCAATCAGAGCAGTGCATGGCCTACATCCCGACGATTCAGACTCTGCAAGCGCCTGATTTGCAGCGCCTAGCCCGGCATTATCTCTCTACGTATAACTACGCGGCTACCGTGCTGTTACCCGCTTGA
- a CDS encoding glycoside hydrolase family 15 protein: protein MAYQPIEHYGIIGNMYTTALVGLNGSIDWLCFPNHDSPSVFAAILDDQKGGCFKISPSLASSPTSQVKHRQLYWPATNVLITRFLTSEGVGEIIDFMPVGLSSEEIGYHCLIREVRVVRGTMQFEVECCPAFNYARDTHDTTLTPKGVCFYSDQMSLGLATDVPLQEKGKGVWGEFALSQGEIAVFVLQGIEAGAGCGLPIPPAKATDLFKHTVHYWRQWLSQCTYRGRWREMVERSALTLKLLTFEPTGAIVAAATCGLPEGIGGERNWDYRYTWIRDAAFTLYGLLRIGFTEEAAQFMNWIEQRCRELNPDGSLQIMYGIDGRHKLPEETLHHLDGYRGSRPIRIGNAAYAQLQLDIYGELMQAVYLYDKYGMPISYDLWIHLRRLVDWVCDHWHKPDEGIWEFRSGQQHFVYSKLMCWVALDRALRLSNKRSFPADRQRWLAVRDRIYEDIMEQGWDQNRQAFVQYYGSQSLDASNLMASLMLFVSPTDPRILKTLDAILCPPQQGGLVANSLVYRYNPEELPDGLQGQEGTFNLCTFWLVEALTEAGLADPKKLEDARLMFEGMLGYANHLGLYAEEIGSSGEALGNYPQAFTHLSLISAAWHLDKALTNGSYISQMPY from the coding sequence ATGGCTTATCAGCCCATCGAGCATTACGGCATCATCGGCAACATGTATACCACAGCTCTGGTAGGGCTGAATGGCTCTATCGACTGGCTGTGTTTTCCCAATCACGATTCCCCCAGCGTATTTGCGGCCATCTTGGATGACCAGAAGGGAGGCTGTTTCAAGATTTCGCCGTCTCTGGCGTCAAGCCCGACTTCTCAGGTGAAACATCGCCAGCTGTATTGGCCGGCAACCAATGTCTTGATCACTCGCTTTTTGACCTCTGAGGGAGTTGGCGAAATCATTGACTTCATGCCGGTGGGCCTATCCTCTGAAGAGATTGGCTACCACTGCTTAATTCGGGAGGTGCGGGTAGTGCGCGGGACGATGCAATTTGAGGTGGAGTGCTGTCCAGCTTTTAACTATGCCCGGGATACCCATGACACCACCCTGACCCCGAAGGGAGTGTGCTTCTACTCCGATCAGATGAGTCTGGGCCTCGCAACAGATGTGCCCCTGCAGGAAAAGGGCAAAGGGGTGTGGGGCGAGTTTGCCCTCAGCCAGGGCGAGATTGCAGTGTTTGTGCTGCAGGGCATCGAAGCTGGAGCGGGGTGTGGCCTGCCGATTCCCCCGGCTAAAGCAACGGACTTATTCAAACATACGGTGCATTACTGGCGGCAGTGGCTATCTCAGTGCACCTACCGAGGCCGCTGGCGGGAAATGGTGGAGCGCTCGGCTCTGACCCTGAAGTTATTGACCTTTGAGCCCACCGGGGCCATCGTTGCAGCGGCCACCTGTGGCCTGCCAGAAGGAATCGGCGGTGAGCGTAACTGGGACTATCGCTACACTTGGATTCGCGATGCCGCCTTCACCCTCTATGGTCTGCTGCGGATCGGGTTCACTGAGGAAGCAGCCCAGTTCATGAACTGGATCGAGCAGCGCTGTCGCGAACTGAATCCCGATGGGTCGCTGCAGATTATGTATGGCATCGATGGTCGCCATAAATTACCGGAGGAAACCCTGCATCATTTAGATGGTTATCGAGGGTCGCGGCCGATACGGATTGGCAATGCCGCCTACGCCCAATTACAGCTGGATATCTATGGCGAGTTGATGCAGGCGGTCTATCTCTATGACAAATATGGCATGCCCATTTCCTACGATCTGTGGATTCATCTGCGGCGATTGGTGGACTGGGTATGTGATCACTGGCATAAGCCAGATGAGGGCATTTGGGAGTTTCGCAGTGGTCAGCAGCATTTTGTCTACTCTAAATTGATGTGCTGGGTGGCTCTGGACCGGGCTTTGCGGCTCTCCAATAAGCGCTCGTTTCCAGCCGATCGCCAGCGCTGGCTAGCCGTGCGCGATCGCATCTACGAAGACATCATGGAACAGGGCTGGGATCAAAATCGCCAGGCCTTTGTGCAGTACTACGGCAGCCAATCCCTCGATGCCAGCAACCTGATGGCCTCCCTGATGCTGTTCGTATCCCCTACCGATCCCCGCATACTCAAGACCCTGGATGCCATCCTCTGCCCACCCCAGCAAGGAGGATTAGTGGCCAATAGTCTGGTCTATCGATACAACCCAGAGGAGCTACCGGATGGCCTACAGGGCCAAGAGGGCACCTTTAACCTCTGCACCTTTTGGCTAGTCGAAGCCCTCACCGAAGCGGGACTGGCCGATCCCAAGAAGCTAGAAGACGCCCGGCTCATGTTTGAAGGTATGCTGGGCTATGCCAACCATTTGGGCCTCTACGCCGAAGAGATTGGCTCCAGTGGCGAAGCCCTCGGTAACTATCCCCAGGCCTTTACCCACCTGTCGTTGATTAGTGCCGCCTGGCACTTGGATAAAGCCCTGACCAATGGCAGCTATATCAGTCAGATGCCCTATTGA
- a CDS encoding polysaccharide deacetylase family protein — translation MSAVASVSQPDLPDLIEGLPVLWGWEAEIAAATSTDGPVFLPRTNLDLSQLSAGFAIALHMHQPTIPAGVQGELINNLQYMFEHPYEGDNHNAGPFAYCYARMGDFIPELVEQGCNPRIMLDYSGTLLWGLQQMGRQDILTKLRQITCDRTYQPYVEWLGTCWGHAVIPSTPIPDLRLHIRAWQHHFATLFGLDALSRVRGFSPPEMHLPNHPDTLYAFITALQSCGYRWLLVQEHTIETPDGEPIATPHLPHHLVAHNSEGATARLPVLIKTQGSDTKLVGQMQPYGEARSLSPQPLGGTTVPPLVSQISDGENGGVMMNEFPSAFKRTWHEIRQGSSQVVGLNGSEYLELLAEAGITAADFLPCQARGHHRLWQRVSPGAGRQAVTAAIDQLRQEDPGFSMEGASWTDDRSWVSGYENVLAPMQDLSAQFHQIVGHPSDANCRQPHYLQALLHHLLLQTSCFRYWGQGEWTEYAREIYRRGAAILSHDF, via the coding sequence ATGTCAGCTGTTGCCTCTGTGTCTCAACCCGATCTACCCGATTTGATTGAGGGTCTACCAGTGCTGTGGGGCTGGGAAGCAGAGATTGCTGCGGCCACTAGCACCGATGGGCCAGTATTTCTGCCCCGCACCAATTTAGACCTATCGCAGCTCTCGGCTGGCTTTGCCATTGCCCTGCATATGCATCAACCGACGATCCCGGCAGGGGTGCAGGGAGAGTTGATCAATAATCTGCAATACATGTTCGAGCACCCCTACGAGGGGGATAACCACAACGCCGGTCCCTTTGCTTACTGTTATGCCCGCATGGGCGATTTCATTCCAGAATTGGTGGAGCAGGGTTGCAATCCTCGCATCATGCTGGACTATTCCGGCACCTTGCTCTGGGGGCTGCAGCAGATGGGCCGCCAGGATATTTTGACCAAGCTGCGGCAGATTACCTGCGATCGCACCTATCAGCCCTACGTCGAATGGCTGGGCACCTGCTGGGGCCACGCCGTCATTCCCTCCACCCCGATCCCCGACCTTCGCTTGCATATTCGAGCCTGGCAGCATCATTTTGCCACCCTGTTTGGCCTAGACGCCCTCTCGCGGGTGCGGGGCTTTTCCCCCCCCGAGATGCACTTACCCAATCATCCCGATACCCTCTACGCCTTCATTACGGCCCTGCAGTCCTGTGGTTATCGCTGGCTATTGGTGCAAGAGCACACCATTGAGACCCCCGACGGAGAGCCCATCGCCACCCCCCACTTGCCCCACCACCTAGTGGCCCACAACAGCGAGGGGGCCACGGCAAGGCTGCCAGTGTTGATCAAGACCCAGGGCTCCGACACGAAGCTAGTGGGTCAGATGCAACCCTACGGCGAAGCCCGCAGCCTTAGCCCGCAGCCGCTGGGCGGCACCACCGTTCCCCCTCTGGTCAGCCAAATCAGCGACGGCGAAAACGGCGGCGTCATGATGAACGAATTTCCCAGTGCCTTCAAGCGCACCTGGCACGAGATCCGCCAGGGGAGTTCCCAGGTGGTGGGTCTCAATGGCAGCGAGTACCTGGAGCTTCTGGCTGAGGCAGGGATCACGGCTGCAGACTTTCTCCCTTGCCAAGCTCGAGGGCACCACCGCCTCTGGCAACGGGTCAGCCCAGGGGCCGGACGCCAGGCTGTAACCGCAGCCATCGATCAGCTGCGACAGGAAGATCCTGGTTTCTCCATGGAGGGGGCCTCCTGGACCGACGATCGCAGTTGGGTCAGTGGCTACGAGAATGTGCTTGCCCCCATGCAAGACCTCAGCGCCCAATTCCACCAGATCGTAGGCCACCCCAGCGATGCTAACTGCCGTCAGCCTCATTACTTGCAGGCCCTGTTGCATCACCTGCTATTGCAAACCAGCTGTTTCCGCTACTGGGGCCAGGGAGAGTGGACCGAGTATGCCCGGGAGATCTATCGCCGTGGTGCAGCGATTTTGAGCCACGATTTTTGA
- a CDS encoding adenylate/guanylate cyclase domain-containing protein — MTAQSEPYLILQTESGNRHLPLLGSNCWTIGRSDDNNFVLPDQWISRNHAMLQSMENGEFYLIDLGSRNGSFVNGRRVSVPVTLHNGDLLTFGQTNLHFYCPHPDIATAATPTPTDSQDFTATAMLNVRRLISVMVVDIRDFTVMTRQLDETVLSETIGTWFRRAGEIIGEYGSGVDKYIGDAVMAVWIHGPQGVEPTEILRIIRAINALAKMTSQLHEEFPLPFSLRIGAGLNTGYAMVGNTGSGDRPDYTALGDTVNAAFRFESSTKQLGLDIAIGATTYDCLEELGTTDNLFQRYTVTMKGYDTPILTYAGTFKDLERFLQRH, encoded by the coding sequence GGAGTGATGACAACAATTTTGTCCTGCCTGACCAATGGATCTCTCGCAACCATGCCATGCTGCAGTCCATGGAAAATGGGGAATTCTATCTGATTGATCTGGGTAGCCGCAACGGCTCCTTCGTCAATGGCCGTCGTGTCAGCGTCCCCGTCACCCTGCACAACGGCGATCTACTCACCTTTGGCCAGACTAATCTTCATTTCTATTGTCCGCACCCAGATATTGCCACTGCTGCCACGCCCACGCCTACCGATTCCCAAGACTTCACCGCGACGGCCATGCTGAATGTGCGGCGGTTGATCTCGGTGATGGTGGTAGATATTCGAGACTTCACGGTCATGACCCGGCAATTGGACGAAACGGTGCTATCTGAGACCATCGGCACCTGGTTTCGCCGGGCTGGAGAAATCATCGGCGAATATGGCAGCGGGGTTGATAAATACATCGGTGATGCGGTGATGGCAGTCTGGATTCACGGACCGCAAGGGGTTGAACCCACAGAAATTCTGCGGATTATCCGAGCCATCAACGCCCTGGCGAAGATGACTAGTCAACTCCACGAGGAATTCCCCCTGCCCTTCTCCCTGCGGATTGGGGCTGGATTAAATACAGGCTATGCCATGGTCGGGAACACTGGTTCGGGAGACCGCCCTGACTATACCGCCCTCGGCGATACCGTAAATGCTGCCTTCCGGTTTGAATCCTCCACCAAGCAATTAGGGTTGGACATTGCCATTGGCGCCACAACCTACGACTGTCTAGAGGAATTGGGAACCACCGACAATCTCTTCCAGCGCTACACCGTCACCATGAAGGGATACGATACCCCGATTTTGACCTATGCCGGCACCTTCAAAGATTTAGAGCGCTTTCTCCAGCGCCACTGA
- the rsmG gene encoding 16S rRNA (guanine(527)-N(7))-methyltransferase RsmG encodes MASISRLPEYSDRWRHSLHWQPDAYQQASFQALYEAILEGNRQLNLTRLTAADDFWEKHVWDSLSGVVPWLGQEPTVQELALAPGHRVIDIGTGAGFPGLPVAIACPTWPITLLDSTRKKIAWLAGVSQDLGLTNVTTITERAETLGHHPDHRQAYDLALVRAVGSVATCAEYALPLLAQGGVAVLYRGQWTVAEQEQLQTVATRLGGHLIQLRPWRTPLSHSVRHCVYLLKDRDTPHTYPRAVGLPAKFPLASPDS; translated from the coding sequence ATGGCCTCTATCTCTCGATTACCGGAGTATTCGGATCGCTGGCGGCATTCTCTGCATTGGCAGCCCGATGCTTACCAACAGGCTAGTTTTCAGGCTCTCTATGAGGCGATTCTGGAGGGTAACCGGCAGCTCAATCTGACTCGCTTGACGGCTGCCGATGATTTCTGGGAGAAGCATGTATGGGATTCCCTCAGTGGTGTGGTGCCCTGGCTGGGGCAGGAGCCAACGGTACAGGAACTGGCCCTGGCTCCTGGTCACCGGGTCATCGATATTGGCACCGGGGCCGGGTTTCCGGGGTTGCCGGTTGCGATCGCATGTCCTACCTGGCCCATCACCCTGTTAGACTCTACCCGCAAGAAAATCGCCTGGCTAGCGGGTGTTAGCCAGGACCTAGGCCTGACCAACGTCACCACCATCACCGAGCGAGCCGAAACCTTGGGGCATCACCCCGATCATCGTCAAGCCTACGATTTGGCCCTAGTGCGAGCTGTAGGGTCAGTTGCCACCTGTGCCGAATATGCCCTGCCCTTATTAGCTCAGGGAGGGGTAGCCGTCCTCTATCGTGGCCAGTGGACCGTTGCAGAACAGGAACAGCTTCAAACCGTAGCCACCAGGCTGGGAGGCCACCTGATTCAGCTACGGCCATGGCGCACCCCCCTGAGCCACAGTGTGCGTCACTGCGTCTACCTACTCAAAGACAGGGACACTCCCCATACTTATCCTCGGGCCGTTGGCCTACCCGCTAAATTTCCCTTGGCTAGCCCCGATTCTTGA
- a CDS encoding class I SAM-dependent methyltransferase, producing MTSTTVPTGIRDAVQDIFASINLPLRYCINFWDTDQLQVSGAKTDAAPSLTLQFRHPGVLRAILLKRDPLVLADAYLNGFFEISGKLEALILLFRQMSRFQLQPARQLRTWLEALTLPPLPETSSPETSPSSAPPSETDRQAIQHHYDVGNAFYRLWLDSHLVYSCAHFEHPEMSLDEAQMAKLDLICRKLRLQPGETLLDVGCGWGALLRWAVTHYGVQGYGITLSDEQLAFNRQQIEAQGLGERLQIELRDYRDLPQAPTFDKAVSVGMIEHVGKKNYPIYFDRIRASLKPGGLFLNHGITATREWDGSSIGERFINRYIFPNGELTRLSTTLTAAEDNGWEVVDVDGWRPHYAKTLRHWAANLERVLERATDLVGDRETLFWRIYLIGSALAFENNDMGIYQALLRPQTDPEWTLPLTRNGWLC from the coding sequence ATGACATCGACTACTGTACCTACCGGCATTCGAGACGCCGTTCAAGATATTTTCGCCAGCATCAATCTACCACTGAGGTATTGCATTAACTTTTGGGACACCGATCAGCTGCAGGTCAGTGGGGCCAAAACCGACGCGGCTCCTTCCCTCACCCTACAATTTCGACACCCTGGCGTCCTGCGAGCGATTTTGCTGAAACGAGATCCCCTAGTCCTAGCGGATGCCTACCTCAACGGCTTCTTTGAGATATCTGGAAAGTTGGAAGCCCTAATCTTGCTATTTCGCCAGATGTCGCGGTTTCAGCTCCAGCCTGCTAGGCAACTACGAACCTGGCTGGAAGCGTTGACCTTACCCCCCCTGCCAGAGACTTCCTCCCCAGAGACTTCCCCGTCATCAGCCCCCCCCTCCGAAACAGACCGGCAAGCGATTCAACACCACTATGATGTCGGCAATGCCTTCTATCGATTGTGGCTAGATTCCCACCTGGTGTATTCCTGTGCCCACTTCGAACACCCGGAGATGAGCTTAGATGAAGCCCAGATGGCCAAGTTAGATCTGATCTGCCGCAAACTACGGCTACAGCCCGGGGAAACCTTACTGGACGTGGGCTGTGGCTGGGGAGCTCTACTACGCTGGGCCGTGACCCACTATGGCGTGCAAGGTTATGGCATCACCCTCAGCGATGAGCAACTGGCCTTTAATCGCCAACAGATTGAGGCCCAAGGCCTCGGTGAGCGGCTGCAGATAGAGCTCCGTGACTACCGCGACTTGCCCCAGGCCCCCACCTTCGACAAAGCGGTTTCCGTCGGCATGATCGAGCATGTGGGCAAAAAAAACTATCCCATCTACTTCGATCGCATCCGAGCCAGTCTGAAACCGGGGGGACTGTTTCTCAATCACGGCATTACCGCCACTCGAGAATGGGACGGCAGTAGCATTGGTGAACGATTCATTAATCGTTATATTTTTCCCAACGGCGAATTGACCCGCCTGTCTACCACGTTGACCGCCGCCGAAGACAATGGCTGGGAAGTGGTAGATGTAGATGGCTGGCGCCCTCACTATGCTAAGACCCTGCGCCATTGGGCCGCCAACTTGGAACGGGTGTTAGAGCGGGCCACTGATCTAGTCGGGGACCGCGAAACCTTATTCTGGCGGATTTATCTGATCGGATCAGCCCTGGCCTTTGAAAACAATGACATGGGCATCTACCAAGCGCTACTGCGTCCGCAAACTGACCCGGAATGGACTCTACCCCTGACCCGGAATGGGTGGCTGTGCTGA
- a CDS encoding M16 family metallopeptidase translates to MTSSSVVPTPTLRRTVLDNGLVVLAIENSVADIVSARIFVRVGSCRESAADAGLFSLLMALLTKGTINLSSFDIAEQVESVGASLSSDASTDYSLLSFKTVSSDFADMLALATQLLRQPGFPEPEIDLERRLTLQSIRAMQEQPFTIAFNQLRQAMYGEHPYALPGIGTEASITNLDLTNLKTAHATYFRPDNMVVSIAGNIPPDKAVALVEQAFGDWQPPSQPLPPLAFPTLPRQAKRRLIAQDTQQSIIMVGYAAPAVNHPAYPTLKLLNTYLGNGLSSRLFVELREKRGLAYDVSAFYPTRLGQSQFVAYMGTAPDNTAMAIEGLCQEVERLGTVRLGESELQAAKNKLLGQYALGKQTNAQIAQLLGWYEVLGLGIEFDQQFQAAIRTITADEAQAAAQEFFHHPYLSLLGPAAAIEPFAS, encoded by the coding sequence GTGACTTCCTCCTCTGTTGTACCCACCCCTACCCTCCGTCGCACCGTCTTAGATAATGGCTTAGTCGTGCTGGCCATTGAGAATTCAGTGGCCGACATTGTCTCCGCCCGCATTTTTGTTCGGGTAGGCAGCTGTCGCGAGTCAGCCGCTGATGCCGGCCTGTTCAGCCTGCTAATGGCTTTACTGACCAAGGGCACCATCAACCTCTCTTCCTTCGATATCGCCGAGCAAGTTGAATCGGTCGGGGCTAGCCTCAGCAGCGATGCCTCCACCGATTACAGCCTCCTCAGCTTCAAGACCGTCTCTTCCGACTTCGCCGATATGCTAGCCCTGGCTACCCAACTGCTACGGCAACCAGGGTTTCCCGAGCCAGAAATCGACCTAGAGCGGCGCCTGACGCTGCAGAGCATTCGTGCCATGCAGGAACAACCCTTCACCATCGCCTTTAATCAGCTGCGGCAGGCGATGTATGGCGAGCATCCCTATGCACTGCCTGGCATTGGCACCGAAGCCAGCATTACCAATTTAGACCTCACCAACCTGAAAACTGCCCACGCCACCTACTTTCGACCCGACAATATGGTGGTCTCGATCGCGGGCAATATTCCCCCGGATAAGGCCGTGGCTCTGGTTGAGCAGGCCTTTGGTGACTGGCAACCCCCTAGCCAGCCCCTGCCTCCCTTGGCCTTTCCGACACTGCCGAGGCAGGCCAAACGCCGCCTGATTGCCCAAGATACCCAACAATCCATCATCATGGTGGGATATGCGGCCCCTGCCGTCAATCATCCGGCCTATCCCACCCTGAAGCTCCTCAATACCTATTTGGGCAATGGCCTCTCCAGCCGCCTATTCGTGGAACTGCGAGAAAAGCGAGGCCTGGCCTATGATGTCTCGGCCTTTTATCCCACCCGCCTGGGCCAATCTCAATTTGTGGCCTACATGGGCACTGCCCCTGACAATACGGCCATGGCTATAGAGGGGCTGTGTCAAGAGGTGGAGCGACTCGGGACGGTCAGGTTGGGTGAGTCGGAGTTGCAAGCAGCCAAAAACAAGCTGTTGGGGCAATATGCCTTGGGCAAACAGACCAATGCCCAGATCGCTCAGTTACTGGGCTGGTATGAAGTGCTGGGGTTGGGCATCGAATTCGACCAGCAATTTCAAGCGGCCATTCGCACCATCACGGCCGACGAGGCCCAGGCAGCGGCCCAGGAATTTTTCCACCATCCCTATCTGTCCTTGTTGGGGCCAGCCGCCGCCATCGAACCGTTCGCCTCTTAG
- a CDS encoding tellurite resistance TerB family protein yields the protein MGLFDGVFKTANQMTDGSLSAAEAFAAVCLVAIAADGYLSEQEGRNMTVMLSRMQLFRTYSNDVLHRTFDKLLAMLKRQGPGPLVNLAKASLPQNLRETAFAMATDLILSDGAVTEQEQAFLDDLHHILEISGDTALKIVQVMTIKNRG from the coding sequence ATGGGGCTATTTGATGGCGTATTCAAAACAGCGAATCAGATGACCGATGGCAGCCTGAGCGCAGCGGAAGCCTTCGCAGCCGTGTGTTTAGTGGCCATTGCCGCGGATGGTTATCTATCGGAGCAAGAAGGACGGAACATGACTGTCATGCTGTCCCGCATGCAACTCTTTCGCACCTATTCCAACGATGTTCTCCATCGCACCTTTGACAAGCTTTTAGCTATGCTAAAGCGCCAGGGTCCTGGGCCGTTAGTCAATCTAGCCAAGGCATCGCTGCCCCAAAATCTACGCGAGACGGCCTTTGCCATGGCAACGGATTTAATCTTGTCGGATGGCGCCGTAACCGAGCAGGAACAAGCCTTTCTAGACGACTTACATCATATCTTAGAGATTTCGGGAGACACCGCCCTGAAGATTGTGCAGGTGATGACCATCAAGAATCGGGGCTAG
- a CDS encoding glycerophosphodiester phosphodiesterase family protein, with product MDWLRQRPIAHRGFHSETAPENSLAAFRAAIAHNYPIELDIQPLADGELAVFHDETLERLTGRQGLIADQTLATIKQFKLLDTDETIPSLQDALALIRGQVPVLIETKNKGKVGPLETALLKQVSNYAGDVAIQAFNPYSLAWFKTQAPQLLRGQLAGNFAGEDLPWIQKVLLSNLLMNWASAPDFIAYDLKALPSLPTTLARRLGRRPLIAWTVRSLADYETAKRYADNIIFDPY from the coding sequence ATGGATTGGCTGCGACAGCGTCCCATTGCCCATCGTGGCTTCCACAGCGAGACCGCCCCGGAAAATTCCCTGGCGGCTTTTCGGGCTGCCATCGCCCACAACTATCCCATTGAACTGGATATTCAACCCCTGGCCGATGGCGAACTGGCGGTCTTTCACGACGAGACTCTAGAGCGGCTCACGGGGCGCCAAGGGTTAATTGCAGATCAGACGCTAGCGACTATAAAGCAGTTCAAGCTGTTAGACACTGACGAGACGATTCCCTCCCTGCAGGACGCCCTGGCTCTGATCCGAGGCCAGGTGCCCGTGTTGATTGAGACTAAAAACAAGGGCAAGGTGGGTCCGCTAGAAACGGCTCTGCTGAAGCAGGTGTCCAACTATGCTGGCGACGTTGCCATTCAAGCCTTCAATCCCTATTCCCTGGCCTGGTTCAAGACACAGGCGCCCCAGCTGTTGCGGGGCCAACTGGCCGGTAACTTCGCAGGAGAAGACCTGCCTTGGATCCAAAAGGTGCTGCTGAGTAACCTATTGATGAACTGGGCCAGTGCCCCCGATTTCATTGCCTACGACCTGAAGGCCTTACCCAGCTTACCCACTACCCTAGCCCGTCGTCTGGGCCGACGGCCCCTGATTGCCTGGACCGTGCGCAGTCTAGCCGACTATGAGACAGCTAAACGCTACGCCGATAACATCATCTTCGATCCCTATTGA